Proteins encoded in a region of the Streptomyces sp. NBC_00258 genome:
- a CDS encoding glycoside hydrolase family 3 protein → MTTIASGTDTLTRDALAVLQPGFTGTSAPSWLLRRLGEGLASVGLFGRNVATSAQVAALTAQLRAERDDVLVAIDEEGGDVTRLEVRTGSSFPGNHALGAVDDTALTEAVAHELGRRLAACGVNLNWAPSADINSNFDNPVIGVRSFGADTSLVARHTAAYVSGLQSAGVAACTKHFPGHGDTAVDSHHAMPRIDADLPVLESRELVPFRAAIEAGTRAVMSAHILVPALDPVHPATLSRRILTGLLREELGYDGLIVTDGMEMQAISATYGIERGSVLAIAAGADAICVGGGLSDEPTVLRLRDALVAAVRSGELPEERLADAAARVRALAAWTASTRSKPSTPSSAGSAAGSEAGSDVGLVAARRALTVTRGAHFTPVTEAPYVAALTPVANIAVGDETPWGVAAELRRMLPGTETGSFTGERAGAEALAAAGSRRVIAVVRDAHRHTWMAEALDTLLAARPDTVVVEMGVPQSPPRGALHIATHGAARVCGLAAAEAIAGA, encoded by the coding sequence ATGACCACCATCGCCTCCGGCACCGACACGCTGACCCGTGACGCCCTTGCCGTCCTGCAGCCCGGTTTCACCGGGACCTCGGCCCCCTCCTGGCTGCTGCGACGGCTGGGCGAAGGCCTCGCCTCCGTCGGCCTGTTCGGCCGCAACGTCGCCACGTCCGCCCAAGTGGCCGCCCTGACGGCCCAGTTGCGCGCGGAGCGCGACGACGTGCTGGTCGCCATCGACGAGGAGGGCGGTGACGTGACCCGCCTCGAAGTGCGTACGGGATCCTCCTTCCCCGGCAACCACGCGCTGGGCGCGGTCGACGACACCGCACTGACCGAGGCGGTCGCCCACGAGCTCGGCCGCCGATTGGCCGCCTGCGGCGTGAACCTCAACTGGGCGCCGTCCGCCGACATCAACTCCAACTTCGACAACCCCGTCATCGGCGTACGGTCCTTCGGCGCCGACACCTCACTGGTGGCCCGGCACACGGCCGCGTACGTCTCAGGGCTGCAGTCCGCCGGGGTCGCCGCCTGCACCAAGCACTTCCCGGGCCACGGCGACACGGCGGTCGACTCGCACCACGCGATGCCGCGCATCGACGCGGATCTCCCGGTCCTGGAGTCCCGCGAACTGGTGCCGTTCCGCGCGGCCATCGAGGCCGGCACGCGTGCCGTGATGAGCGCGCACATCCTGGTGCCGGCCCTGGACCCCGTCCACCCCGCGACCCTCTCGCGCCGCATCCTCACCGGCCTGCTCCGCGAGGAACTGGGCTACGACGGCCTGATCGTCACCGACGGCATGGAGATGCAGGCCATCTCGGCGACCTACGGCATCGAACGGGGCAGCGTCCTCGCGATCGCCGCCGGCGCCGACGCCATCTGCGTGGGCGGAGGACTCTCCGACGAACCGACGGTCCTGCGACTGCGGGACGCCCTGGTCGCGGCGGTCCGCTCGGGTGAACTCCCCGAAGAACGCCTGGCGGACGCGGCGGCCCGGGTCAGGGCACTGGCCGCCTGGACGGCATCGACACGGTCGAAGCCTTCGACACCTTCGTCGGCAGGTTCCGCGGCGGGGTCCGAGGCGGGTTCCGACGTCGGGCTGGTGGCGGCCCGGCGGGCGCTGACGGTCACGCGCGGAGCGCACTTCACGCCGGTCACCGAGGCTCCGTACGTCGCCGCCCTCACCCCCGTCGCCAACATCGCCGTCGGTGACGAGACCCCCTGGGGCGTCGCCGCCGAACTGCGGCGCATGCTGCCGGGCACGGAGACCGGAAGCTTCACGGGGGAGCGGGCCGGGGCCGAGGCCCTCGCGGCAGCCGGCTCCCGCCGCGTGATCGCGGTGGTCCGCGACGCCCACCGCCACACCTGGATGGCCGAGGCACTCGACACCCTGCTCGCCGCCCGCCCCGACACCGTCGTGGTCGAGATGGGCGTGCCGCAGTCACCGCCCCGGGGCGCCCTCCACATCGCCACGCACGGCGCGGCCCGCGTCTGCGGCCTCGCGGCGGCGGAGGCCATCGCGGGAGCGTGA
- a CDS encoding carbohydrate ABC transporter permease, with protein sequence MKRSLMARLWPNATAAVLFVVFAFPVYWMFATSLKPTGDIIADDPVFLPTDITFDHFRRALDADHFWTLVGNSLTVTVLAVVFSLIIALLASFALARMRFKGRRGFLLTFMIAQMAPWEVMVIAIYIIVRDANLLNSLVPLTVFYMIMVLPFTILTLRGYVAAVPKELEESAMVDGCTRPQAFVKVIFPLLAPGLMATSLFGFITAWNEFPLVLILNKDAEKQTLPLWLSSFQSTFGDDWGATMAAASLFAIPILVLFVFLQRKAVSGLTSGAVKG encoded by the coding sequence GTGAAGCGCTCCCTGATGGCCCGGCTGTGGCCCAACGCGACGGCCGCCGTCCTCTTCGTCGTCTTCGCGTTCCCCGTCTACTGGATGTTCGCGACCTCGCTGAAGCCGACCGGCGACATCATCGCGGACGACCCGGTCTTCCTGCCGACCGACATCACCTTCGACCACTTCCGACGGGCCCTCGACGCCGACCACTTCTGGACGCTGGTCGGCAACTCCCTGACGGTGACCGTCCTCGCGGTGGTCTTCTCCCTCATAATCGCGCTGCTCGCGTCCTTCGCGCTGGCCCGTATGCGGTTCAAGGGCAGGCGTGGCTTCCTCCTGACCTTCATGATCGCGCAGATGGCGCCCTGGGAGGTCATGGTCATCGCGATCTACATCATCGTGCGTGACGCCAACCTGCTCAACAGCCTCGTCCCGCTCACCGTCTTCTACATGATCATGGTGCTGCCCTTCACCATCCTGACGCTGCGCGGATACGTCGCCGCCGTGCCCAAGGAGCTGGAGGAGTCGGCGATGGTCGACGGCTGCACCCGTCCGCAGGCCTTCGTGAAGGTCATCTTCCCGCTCCTCGCCCCGGGCCTGATGGCGACCTCGCTCTTCGGCTTCATCACGGCGTGGAACGAGTTCCCGCTGGTCCTGATCCTCAACAAGGACGCCGAGAAGCAGACGCTCCCGCTGTGGCTCTCCAGCTTCCAGTCGACGTTCGGCGACGACTGGGGTGCCACGATGGCGGCGGCCTCGCTCTTCGCCATCCCGATCCTCGTTCTCTTCGTCTTCCTCCAGCGCAAGGCCGTCAGCGGACTGACCTCCGGCGCGGTGAAGGGATAA
- the nagB gene encoding glucosamine-6-phosphate deaminase, translating to MEVVIVSDAKAGGELIAEAMAELLRHKPDALLGVATGSTPLPIYEALAAKVVSGAVDASRARVAQLDEYVGLPAEHPESYRSVLRREVLEPLGLDVDAFIGPDGTAEDVRAACEAYDKALAEAGGVDLQLLGIGTDGHIGFNEPCSSLASRTRIKTLTEQTRVDNARFFEGDIEQVPHHVITQGIGTILEARHLVLLATGEGKADAVAATVEGPIAAVCPASALQLHPHATVVVDEAAASKLKLADYFRHTYANKPDWQGI from the coding sequence GTGGAAGTTGTCATCGTTTCGGACGCCAAGGCGGGTGGCGAGCTCATTGCCGAGGCCATGGCGGAGCTGCTCCGGCACAAGCCCGACGCGCTGCTCGGGGTGGCCACCGGCTCGACGCCGCTGCCCATCTACGAGGCGCTGGCGGCGAAGGTGGTTTCCGGGGCCGTGGACGCCTCGCGGGCGCGGGTCGCGCAGCTCGACGAGTACGTGGGACTGCCGGCCGAGCATCCCGAGTCGTACCGGTCGGTGCTGCGGCGCGAGGTGCTGGAGCCGTTGGGGCTGGACGTCGACGCGTTCATAGGACCCGACGGGACCGCCGAGGACGTGCGGGCCGCGTGCGAGGCGTACGACAAGGCGCTCGCCGAGGCCGGCGGGGTCGATCTCCAGCTCCTCGGGATCGGGACCGACGGGCACATCGGGTTCAACGAGCCGTGCTCGTCGCTCGCCTCGCGTACGCGGATCAAGACCCTGACCGAGCAGACGCGGGTGGACAACGCCCGGTTCTTCGAGGGCGACATCGAGCAGGTGCCGCATCACGTGATCACCCAGGGGATCGGGACGATTCTGGAGGCACGACATCTGGTGCTGCTCGCCACGGGCGAGGGCAAGGCCGATGCCGTGGCGGCGACGGTCGAGGGGCCCATCGCCGCGGTGTGCCCCGCGTCGGCGCTGCAGTTGCATCCGCATGCCACGGTCGTCGTGGACGAGGCGGCCGCTTCCAAGCTGAAACTCGCGGACTACTTCCGGCACACCTACGCCAACAAGCCGGACTGGCAGGGCATTTAG
- a CDS encoding extracellular solute-binding protein, whose amino-acid sequence MKRKLIAAVGVAGMLMSVAACGGDDGDSGGKTGADGFKGQTLTVWAMDGSTPPGWTKDVTAAFEKKTKAKLKFETQQWNGIQQKITTSLSEENPPDVLEVGNTQTPAYAATGGLADLSDLKSEIGADWTKALNESSVFDGKQYAAPWYFANRVVIYNKKVWADAGIKDTPKTRDEFFDALKTIDKKTDAEPIYLPGQNWYFFDGLTIGQGADLVKKDGDKYVSNLADPKVGKAMEIYKEYQAFSKAPKDKDEATPQQAEVFAKGNVGAFIGMGWEAGTAIAANKKIEKDIGYFTIPGESAAEPEGVFLGGSNFAVAAGSKKQELAKEFLKVALSDKFEGALAKENGVIPNKESLQTNLAGNGAAEAAAPAAAGGGTTPLIPEWAAVENDPNPIKAYMTAVLKGKSPAEAAKQVEAEINKRLAQSS is encoded by the coding sequence GTGAAGCGCAAGCTCATTGCGGCTGTCGGTGTCGCGGGCATGTTGATGTCTGTCGCGGCATGTGGCGGCGACGACGGTGACAGTGGCGGGAAGACGGGGGCCGACGGCTTCAAGGGGCAGACCCTGACCGTCTGGGCCATGGACGGCTCCACGCCGCCCGGCTGGACCAAGGACGTCACGGCCGCCTTCGAGAAGAAGACGAAGGCCAAGCTGAAGTTCGAGACGCAGCAGTGGAACGGCATTCAGCAGAAGATCACCACCTCGCTCTCCGAGGAGAACCCGCCGGACGTCCTGGAGGTCGGCAACACCCAGACCCCGGCGTACGCGGCCACCGGCGGTCTCGCCGACCTGTCGGACCTCAAGTCGGAGATCGGCGCCGACTGGACCAAGGCCCTCAACGAGTCCTCGGTCTTCGACGGCAAGCAGTACGCGGCCCCGTGGTACTTCGCCAACCGTGTCGTCATCTACAACAAGAAGGTCTGGGCCGACGCGGGCATCAAGGACACCCCGAAGACGCGGGACGAGTTCTTCGACGCCCTGAAGACCATAGACAAGAAGACCGACGCCGAGCCGATCTACCTGCCCGGCCAGAACTGGTACTTCTTCGACGGTCTGACCATCGGCCAGGGCGCCGACCTGGTGAAGAAGGACGGCGACAAGTACGTCTCCAACCTCGCGGACCCGAAGGTCGGCAAGGCCATGGAGATCTACAAGGAGTACCAGGCCTTCTCCAAGGCGCCCAAGGACAAGGACGAGGCGACCCCGCAGCAGGCCGAGGTCTTCGCCAAGGGCAACGTCGGCGCCTTCATCGGCATGGGCTGGGAGGCCGGCACGGCCATCGCCGCCAACAAGAAGATCGAGAAGGACATCGGCTACTTCACCATTCCCGGTGAGTCGGCCGCCGAGCCCGAGGGCGTCTTCCTCGGTGGCTCCAACTTCGCGGTCGCGGCGGGCAGCAAGAAGCAGGAGCTCGCCAAGGAGTTCCTGAAGGTGGCGCTGTCCGACAAGTTCGAGGGCGCGCTCGCCAAGGAGAACGGCGTCATCCCGAACAAGGAGTCGCTGCAGACCAACCTCGCGGGCAACGGCGCCGCCGAAGCCGCCGCCCCGGCCGCGGCCGGCGGTGGCACCACGCCGCTGATCCCCGAGTGGGCCGCCGTGGAGAACGACCCGAACCCGATCAAGGCGTACATGACCGCGGTTCTGAAGGGCAAGTCGCCCGCCGAGGCCGCCAAGCAGGTCGAGGCGGAGATCAACAAGCGGCTCGCACAGAGCAGCTGA
- a CDS encoding carbohydrate ABC transporter permease, protein MSVQTERTDTGTAAAPGVRKTDVTPPGDPGQARRRGGAAAPYLLLVPALLVTVVLLGWPLVKNGMLSFQNLNPRQLILHLTEWNGGDNYKEVLGSSDFWKVVQRTVVFTTANVVLIMLLGTLVGLLLARLGKRMRLVLLLGLVLAWAMPVIAATTVYQWLFAQRFGVVNWLLAKAGWSSMADYNWFGSQFSTFSVITLLIVWQSIPFVAINLYAATTTIPKELYEAASIDGAGVWKSFTHVTFPFMRPFLWATTFLEVIWVFKAFPQILAMNAGGPDRLTETLPIYAFVEGPGNQHYGMGAAISFLTILILLGLTAYYLRTVLKQEEDEL, encoded by the coding sequence ATGTCAGTGCAGACCGAACGCACGGACACAGGCACGGCCGCGGCGCCCGGTGTCCGTAAGACCGACGTAACCCCGCCCGGCGATCCGGGGCAGGCCAGACGGCGCGGCGGTGCGGCCGCCCCCTATCTGCTCCTGGTGCCCGCACTGCTCGTCACCGTGGTGCTGCTCGGCTGGCCGCTGGTCAAGAACGGCATGCTGTCGTTCCAGAACCTCAATCCGCGCCAGCTGATCCTGCACCTCACCGAGTGGAACGGCGGCGACAACTACAAGGAAGTCCTAGGCAGTTCGGACTTCTGGAAGGTCGTCCAGCGGACGGTCGTCTTCACCACCGCCAACGTCGTCCTCATCATGCTGCTCGGCACCCTCGTCGGACTGCTCCTCGCGCGGCTCGGCAAGCGCATGCGGCTGGTCCTGCTGCTCGGCCTGGTGCTCGCCTGGGCGATGCCGGTGATCGCCGCGACCACGGTCTACCAGTGGCTGTTCGCCCAGCGCTTCGGCGTCGTCAACTGGCTGCTCGCCAAGGCGGGCTGGTCGTCGATGGCGGACTACAACTGGTTCGGCAGCCAGTTCTCCACCTTCTCCGTGATCACCCTGCTGATCGTCTGGCAGTCCATCCCGTTCGTCGCGATCAACCTCTACGCCGCCACGACCACCATCCCGAAAGAGCTGTACGAGGCCGCCTCCATCGACGGGGCCGGGGTGTGGAAGAGCTTCACCCACGTGACCTTCCCGTTCATGCGGCCGTTCCTGTGGGCGACGACCTTCCTCGAGGTCATCTGGGTCTTCAAGGCGTTCCCGCAGATCCTCGCGATGAACGCCGGCGGACCCGACCGGCTCACCGAGACCCTGCCGATCTACGCGTTCGTCGAGGGCCCCGGCAACCAGCACTACGGCATGGGCGCGGCGATCTCGTTCCTGACGATCCTCATCCTGCTCGGCCTGACCGCCTACTACCTGCGTACCGTTCTCAAGCAAGAGGAGGACGAGCTGTGA